One part of the Algibacter sp. L1A34 genome encodes these proteins:
- the gmk gene encoding guanylate kinase, which yields MAATNKKQGKLIVFSAPSGSGKTTIVRHLLGLDKLNLEFSISAASREARGTEIDGTDYYFLSTSEFKSKIKNDEFLEWEEVYRDNFYGTLKTEVERIWAKGKNVIFDIDVSGGLRIKRKFPEETLAIFVKPPSIDELKIRLKKRKTESADKINMRVAKASAELATAPLFDVIVVNDTLEHALEEAETLVSNFVNS from the coding sequence ATGGCAGCAACAAATAAAAAACAAGGTAAACTTATAGTGTTTTCTGCACCTTCGGGTTCTGGTAAAACAACTATAGTGAGGCATTTATTAGGCTTAGATAAGTTGAATTTAGAATTTTCAATCTCGGCAGCATCTCGGGAGGCTAGAGGTACAGAAATCGATGGCACCGATTATTATTTTCTTTCAACTAGTGAATTCAAATCTAAAATTAAGAATGATGAGTTTTTGGAGTGGGAAGAGGTTTATCGCGATAATTTCTATGGAACTTTAAAAACTGAAGTGGAACGTATTTGGGCAAAAGGTAAAAATGTGATTTTTGATATTGATGTTTCTGGTGGGTTACGAATTAAACGAAAATTCCCAGAAGAAACCTTGGCTATTTTTGTAAAACCACCAAGTATCGATGAGCTTAAAATTCGACTTAAAAAACGTAAAACCGAAAGTGCCGATAAAATAAATATGCGAGTAGCCAAGGCGTCTGCCGAGTTAGCAACTGCACCACTTTTTGATGTTATTGTTGTAAATGATACATTGGAACATGCGCTAGAAGAAGCTGAAACTTTAGTAAGCAACTTTGTAAATTCTTAA
- a CDS encoding aminopeptidase P family protein, giving the protein MKYHQINANLFVKNRRNFANKMTSKSLAVFNSNDTYPISADSTMPFEQHRDIFYLSGVDQEESILVLFPDCPKEKHREILFLKETNEHIAIWEGEKLTKEKAFETSGIKTVYWLQDMEKIMFEIMTQCDTVYINTNEHYRANVETETREDRFTKWIKDKYPAHSVAKSNPILQRLRSVKDPIELDLIQQACDITEKGFRRILSFVKPDVWEFEIEAEFMHEFLRNRSKKFAYTPIVASGNNANVLHYIENNQQCKAGDLILLDVGAEYANYSSDMTRTIPVSGRFTDRQKAVYNAVLNVKNEATKMLIPGTDWAEYHAEVGKIMTSELLNLGLLNKADVQNEDSEWPAYKKYFMHGTSHHMGLDTHDYGILTEPMQENMVFTVEPAIYIPKEGFGIRLEDDVVIQKTGVPFNLMKNIPLEADEIEDLMNS; this is encoded by the coding sequence ATGAAATACCATCAAATAAACGCTAATCTATTCGTAAAAAACAGAAGAAATTTTGCCAATAAAATGACTTCTAAAAGCTTAGCTGTTTTCAATTCGAACGACACTTATCCAATAAGCGCAGATAGCACGATGCCATTTGAACAGCATCGTGATATTTTTTACTTAAGTGGAGTTGACCAAGAAGAAAGTATTTTAGTATTATTTCCTGATTGCCCAAAGGAAAAACACCGAGAAATTCTTTTTTTAAAAGAAACCAATGAGCATATAGCGATTTGGGAAGGCGAAAAACTAACTAAAGAAAAAGCCTTTGAAACAAGTGGCATAAAAACGGTATACTGGTTGCAAGACATGGAAAAAATCATGTTTGAAATCATGACGCAATGTGATACTGTTTACATTAACACCAACGAACATTACCGCGCTAATGTAGAAACAGAAACTCGTGAAGATCGCTTTACAAAATGGATAAAAGATAAATATCCTGCACATAGCGTGGCAAAAAGTAACCCCATTTTACAACGGTTACGCTCTGTAAAAGACCCTATTGAGTTAGATTTAATTCAGCAAGCTTGTGATATTACAGAAAAAGGCTTTCGTAGAATTTTATCCTTTGTTAAACCAGACGTTTGGGAATTCGAAATTGAAGCCGAATTTATGCATGAGTTTTTAAGAAATAGATCGAAAAAATTTGCATATACACCTATTGTCGCTTCGGGAAACAATGCTAATGTACTTCATTACATAGAAAACAATCAACAATGTAAAGCAGGCGATTTAATATTATTAGATGTTGGCGCAGAATACGCGAACTACTCTAGTGACATGACAAGAACAATACCTGTATCTGGTCGTTTTACAGACAGACAAAAAGCAGTTTACAACGCTGTTTTAAATGTTAAAAATGAAGCAACAAAAATGCTTATTCCGGGTACTGACTGGGCTGAATACCACGCTGAAGTTGGAAAAATAATGACAAGCGAACTTTTAAACCTAGGCTTACTTAATAAAGCTGACGTACAAAATGAAGACTCAGAATGGCCTGCTTATAAAAAATATTTTATGCATGGAACAAGTCACCACATGGGGTTAGACACACACGATTATGGTATTTTAACAGAGCCTATGCAAGAAAACATGGTGTTTACCGTAGAACCTGCTATTTATATCCCAAAAGAAGGTTTTGGTATTCGTTTAGAAGATGATGTTGTTATCCAAAAAACAGGAGTACCTTTTAATTTAATGAAAAACATTCCTTTAGAGGCTGATGAAATTGAAGATTTAATGAATTCTTAA
- a CDS encoding YicC/YloC family endoribonuclease: MIYSMTGYGKSVLQLPTKKITIELKSLNSKSLDLNARMPSIYREKELSIRKLLADKLVRGKVDFSIYVEATAEDTSTQINTPVVKQYMEQLRQVVDGNELELLKMAVKFPDALNTVREEIDENEWKTISGEINTAVVDLNSYRLNEGKVLEQDFINRVNSIDAVLEQVIKMDPERVEGVRERLHKGVAELKEKYDENRFEQELVYYIEKFDITEEKVRLKNHLNYFIESINSEESNGKKLGFISQEMGREINTIGSKSNYAPMQQLVVQMKDELEKIKEQLLNVL; the protein is encoded by the coding sequence ATGATTTATTCAATGACGGGTTACGGAAAATCTGTATTACAATTACCTACAAAAAAAATAACAATAGAACTAAAATCTTTAAACAGTAAAAGTTTAGATTTAAATGCGAGAATGCCTTCTATTTATAGAGAAAAGGAGCTTTCTATTCGAAAACTTCTTGCCGATAAATTGGTACGTGGTAAAGTAGATTTTTCTATTTACGTTGAAGCTACGGCTGAAGATACATCAACCCAAATTAACACACCCGTTGTTAAACAATATATGGAGCAGTTACGACAAGTTGTTGATGGAAACGAGCTTGAATTATTGAAAATGGCAGTTAAATTCCCCGATGCGTTAAATACGGTTCGTGAAGAAATTGACGAAAATGAGTGGAAAACAATTTCAGGTGAAATAAATACTGCTGTTGTCGATTTAAATAGTTACCGATTAAATGAAGGAAAGGTGCTTGAGCAAGATTTTATTAATCGCGTAAATTCTATTGATGCTGTTTTAGAACAAGTTATTAAAATGGATCCTGAACGTGTTGAAGGTGTTCGAGAACGTTTACATAAAGGTGTTGCGGAGCTTAAAGAGAAATACGACGAAAACCGTTTTGAACAAGAATTGGTGTATTATATTGAGAAATTTGATATTACTGAAGAAAAAGTTCGATTAAAAAATCACTTAAATTATTTTATAGAATCGATAAATTCGGAAGAATCTAACGGTAAAAAATTAGGGTTTATTAGTCAGGAAATGGGGCGTGAAATAAACACAATTGGCTCAAAAAGTAATTATGCACCTATGCAACAATTGGTAGTGCAAATGAAAGATGAACTAGAGAAAATTAAGGAACAGTTATTGAATGTGCTTTAA
- the nadD gene encoding nicotinate (nicotinamide) nucleotide adenylyltransferase, protein MKIGLYFGSFNPIHIGHLVIANHMAEHSDLDQVWFVVTPHNPFKKKTTLLDNYQRLELVYLATKDYDKLEPSDIEFNLPQPNYTINTLVHVQEKYPNHEFSLIMGEDNLKSFHKWKNYDVILENHDIYVYPRISKDTVDTRFTGHDKIHVINAPVMELSSTFIRNGIKTGKNVKPMLPENVWEYLDEMNFYK, encoded by the coding sequence ATGAAGATTGGATTGTATTTTGGGTCGTTTAATCCTATTCATATTGGGCATTTAGTGATAGCAAACCATATGGCGGAACATAGTGATCTAGATCAGGTCTGGTTTGTGGTAACACCACATAATCCGTTTAAAAAGAAAACAACTTTGCTTGATAATTACCAACGTTTAGAGTTGGTGTATTTAGCTACTAAAGATTACGATAAGCTTGAACCTAGTGATATAGAATTTAATTTACCGCAGCCAAATTACACTATAAACACTTTAGTTCATGTTCAAGAAAAATATCCAAACCATGAGTTTTCTTTAATTATGGGGGAAGATAACTTGAAGAGTTTCCATAAATGGAAAAACTACGATGTTATTTTGGAAAACCATGATATTTATGTGTATCCGCGTATTTCTAAAGATACTGTAGATACTCGATTTACTGGTCATGATAAAATACATGTTATTAATGCACCTGTAATGGAGTTGTCTTCTACGTTTATTAGGAATGGTATTAAAACTGGTAAAAATGTAAAACCCATGTTGCCAGAAAATGTTTGGGAGTATTTAGATGAAATGAATTTTTATAAGTAG
- a CDS encoding T9SS type A sorting domain-containing protein translates to MKRTNTRKVLLSVLASLFGVASFNAQVMLKEIPLSQQIESSGLVVEGKVISKESFWNADQTNIYTINTVEVYKIFKGNPVEIVQVITTGGTVGNMSQKVSPSLNLNANDVGIFTLASDVNVTSNGFRPYSGVQGFYKYDLNRDVVINPFNKREGIETLYTEILSKTKTDFSEVLKYNVAEQASKAAKSAKVLAPASISFTDQPVSAGTKTVLTINGTGFGSVKGGVGFANSSDGGASVTYALDSQVLTWTDERITVEIPSLAGTGLVTIVDSNNDSSVSEEVLTVSFALLTNENAGKAYPVQYYGANGNGGLTWSMSTDLSSNSSANLAFMRAFDTWRCETGINWGVSANTTTQNSAGLDAENVIAFSPNLPEGYLGATTVYYDSCNASDWVVAEVDIIFDGKTDWFYAEDGFVFGFDFETVALHELGHAQLLDHVIDESDPMHFNIQSFIANHELSDSNKEAANIIVTNSTTNAVCSYQLMSGYSCLLGIEEDVLESGVDLYPNPAKTEFFIKKSASINLEFVIIYDVNGRLISKHDVSKTSGLQTISLSGISKGLYFVNISSDLASITKKLIVD, encoded by the coding sequence ATGAAAAGAACAAATACGCGAAAAGTACTTCTCTCGGTACTAGCTAGCTTATTCGGTGTGGCTAGTTTTAATGCGCAGGTTATGCTGAAAGAAATACCTCTAAGTCAGCAAATTGAATCTTCAGGCTTAGTTGTTGAAGGAAAAGTAATTTCAAAAGAATCTTTTTGGAATGCAGATCAAACTAATATTTATACTATTAATACCGTTGAGGTTTACAAGATTTTTAAAGGAAATCCAGTAGAAATAGTACAAGTTATAACTACAGGAGGTACAGTAGGGAATATGTCACAAAAAGTTTCACCCAGTTTAAATTTAAATGCCAATGATGTTGGTATATTTACTTTGGCTAGCGATGTTAATGTTACTAGTAATGGGTTTAGACCTTATAGTGGTGTTCAAGGTTTTTATAAATATGATTTAAATAGAGATGTTGTAATAAATCCATTTAATAAAAGGGAAGGTATTGAAACATTATATACTGAAATTCTATCTAAAACTAAAACTGATTTTTCTGAGGTTTTAAAATATAATGTTGCAGAACAAGCAAGCAAAGCAGCAAAAAGTGCAAAAGTATTAGCTCCTGCTAGTATTTCTTTTACGGATCAACCAGTTAGCGCAGGAACAAAAACTGTTTTAACAATAAATGGAACTGGATTCGGCTCTGTAAAAGGTGGTGTTGGATTTGCTAATTCTAGTGATGGAGGAGCATCTGTTACTTATGCTTTAGACTCACAAGTTTTAACTTGGACAGATGAACGAATTACTGTTGAGATACCTTCTTTGGCAGGAACTGGGCTTGTAACTATTGTTGATTCAAATAATGATTCATCAGTATCGGAAGAGGTATTAACAGTGTCTTTTGCATTATTAACTAATGAAAATGCTGGTAAGGCTTATCCTGTTCAATATTATGGGGCAAACGGAAATGGAGGTCTTACTTGGAGCATGAGTACTGATCTTTCAAGTAATAGTAGCGCTAATCTGGCTTTTATGAGAGCATTTGATACTTGGCGTTGTGAAACTGGAATTAATTGGGGAGTAAGTGCTAATACAACAACTCAGAATAGCGCAGGACTTGATGCTGAAAATGTTATAGCTTTTAGCCCTAATTTACCTGAAGGGTATTTAGGAGCAACAACTGTGTACTATGATTCTTGTAATGCTTCTGATTGGGTTGTTGCTGAAGTAGATATAATATTTGATGGTAAAACAGACTGGTTTTATGCTGAGGATGGTTTTGTTTTTGGATTTGATTTTGAAACTGTGGCATTGCACGAGTTGGGGCATGCTCAATTACTAGATCATGTAATTGATGAAAGTGATCCAATGCATTTTAATATACAAAGTTTTATTGCGAATCATGAATTAAGTGATTCAAATAAAGAGGCAGCAAATATTATTGTAACCAATAGTACAACTAATGCTGTTTGTAGTTATCAGTTAATGAGTGGATATTCATGTCTATTAGGAATTGAAGAAGATGTTTTAGAAAGTGGTGTTGATTTATATCCAAACCCTGCCAAAACAGAATTTTTTATTAAAAAATCAGCTTCAATTAATCTAGAATTTGTAATTATTTACGATGTTAATGGTCGTTTAATTTCTAAACATGATGTTTCTAAGACTTCAGGACTTCAAACTATAAGTTTATCTGGAATTTCTAAAGGACTTTATTTTGTAAATATTAGTTCCGATTTAGCTTCAATTACTAAAAAACTTATTGTAGACTAA